From the genome of Pelobates fuscus isolate aPelFus1 chromosome 6, aPelFus1.pri, whole genome shotgun sequence, one region includes:
- the LOC134565785 gene encoding ADP-ribosylation factor 1-like has protein sequence MGSMVTRIQGFCGRMDPMKARIVMVGLDGVGKTTILYQMKLNKTMSTIPSIGSRVETLDPISSVSFTLWDVSAGAKGWPLIRHYLPDSHGLVFVVDSTDSERFGEVKENLFWLVFEDTDNLPLIVLVNKQDLEGAHSPADIARYLELEKIKHRRWEICGCCGTDGNGLLEAFEKLSSMVKDWKQV, from the coding sequence ATGGGAAGCATGGTAACCCGAATACAGGGATTCTGTGGGAGGATGGACCCCATGAAAGCTAGAATTGTGATGGTTGGATTGGATGGAGTTGGCAAGACAACAATTCTCTACCAGATGAAACTCAACAAGACCATGTCCACTATACCAAGTATTGGGTCTCGCGTAGAGACTTTGGACCCAATTTCGTCGGTGTCATTCACTTTGTGGGATGTTAGCGCGGGGGCTAAGGGATGGCCATTGATACGACATTATCTACCAGACAGTCATGGCTTAGTGTTTGTAGTGGACAGTACAGATTCTGAAAGATTTGGTGAAGTCAAAGAAAATCTGTTTTGGTTGGTTTTTGAAGACACGGACAATCTACCTCTAATTGTCCTCGTTAATAAGCAAGATTTAGAGGGGGCACATAGCCCAGCAGACATTGCTCGTTATCTGGAGCTTGAGAAAATAAAGCATAGAAGGTGGGAGATATGTGGGTGCTGTGGTACAGATGGGAATGGTCTACTAGAAGCTTTTGAGAAACTTTCATCCATGGTCAAAGATTGGAAACAAGTGTAG